A window of the Bacteroidota bacterium genome harbors these coding sequences:
- the ubiE gene encoding bifunctional demethylmenaquinone methyltransferase/2-methoxy-6-polyprenyl-1,4-benzoquinol methylase UbiE: MSTSLFAKEEKKIEVKKMFDSIASRYDLLNRVLSAGVDKYWRKKALKLSRLDGNSILLDMACGTGDVAIQARKYGVTQIYGADFSYNMLTLFNKKVDWINKKNFQTAAEFIPLKADSVTNVTVAFGVRNFYDIPLAFKEFNRIIKKGGRATVLEFAMPKNRFFKAIYKFYFKNVLPMVGKMVSGHPMAYDYLPDSVEDFDKNVDLVKLFKEAGFSKVDRHLFTFGIVQVVIATN, from the coding sequence ATGTCAACCTCCTTATTCGCAAAAGAAGAAAAGAAAATTGAAGTAAAAAAAATGTTTGACTCGATAGCCTCGCGCTACGACCTGCTGAACAGGGTTTTAAGCGCCGGTGTCGATAAATATTGGAGGAAAAAGGCTCTGAAACTTAGCAGGCTCGACGGAAATTCGATTCTGCTCGACATGGCGTGTGGAACCGGTGATGTGGCTATTCAGGCAAGAAAATATGGCGTAACACAGATTTACGGTGCGGATTTCTCCTACAATATGCTTACACTATTCAATAAAAAAGTTGACTGGATAAATAAAAAGAACTTTCAGACTGCTGCCGAGTTTATTCCTCTTAAGGCAGATTCAGTAACAAATGTAACAGTCGCATTTGGCGTAAGAAACTTCTATGATATCCCGCTGGCATTCAAAGAATTCAACAGAATAATAAAAAAAGGCGGACGGGCTACAGTTTTGGAGTTCGCAATGCCAAAAAACAGATTTTTCAAAGCAATCTACAAATTCTACTTTAAAAATGTACTTCCGATGGTAGGTAAAATGGTTTCGGGACATCCTATGGCTTACGACTATCTGCCCGACTCCGTGGAAGACTTCGACAAAAATGTTGATCTCGTCAAACTCTTCAAAGAAGCCGGTTTCTCCAAAGTTGACCGTCACCTCTTCACCTTCGGCATCGTTCAGGTTGTGATAGCAACAAATTAG
- the recJ gene encoding single-stranded-DNA-specific exonuclease RecJ — MPTKRWKIRSVRDDLEIKSLADSLNISEVLAKLLIHRNIKSFPAARYFFKPDLEGLHNPFLMHGMQIAARRVIQAITSNEKILVYGDYDVDGTCSTALMYMFLKELGANVEFFIPNRLRDGYGITSHGIDHVKSTGSSLLISVDCGITAVEEAAYAKSLGIDMIICDHHQPREVLPAAFAVLDPLKPGCNYPFKYLSGAGVAFKLAQAVAALLGKQSLPMKYLDLVAMAGAADIVPLSDENRILVMYGLDLINKSPRPGVLALMKATRIEPGQLNAGQIVFSIAPRINAAGRLSDAKIAVELLMTDDYSRAEELSRLLETENWERRKLDEETLNSALEKVLRIHDLEEDMALVLHEEEWHPGVIGIVASRLVELYYRPTVMLTTIDGVAKGSARSIPNFNIYEALKHCSDLLNHYGGHQAAAGLSINIDNIPEFRRRFNILAKEQIKNDDLIPQIEIDTKIKLSEITPKFLRILHQFAPFGPDNPRPVFLSEDVSHTGFVRKVGHNHLLLQLRQNGNDKIFDAIGFDLGHFEEQVKEKSTRLDIVYTIDNTGRECKPHPQLRIKDLRVRY, encoded by the coding sequence ATGCCAACTAAACGGTGGAAGATCAGATCTGTTCGTGACGATCTCGAGATTAAATCTCTCGCAGACTCTCTGAACATCTCCGAAGTACTCGCTAAACTGCTGATTCACAGGAACATAAAAAGTTTCCCGGCAGCGAGATATTTCTTTAAGCCTGACCTCGAAGGTCTTCACAATCCATTCCTGATGCATGGCATGCAGATTGCTGCACGGCGTGTAATTCAAGCCATTACATCAAATGAAAAAATACTCGTCTACGGCGATTATGATGTTGATGGCACATGCTCAACTGCACTAATGTATATGTTTCTGAAGGAACTGGGTGCCAATGTTGAGTTTTTTATCCCCAATCGACTTCGTGATGGATACGGAATTACCAGTCACGGTATCGACCATGTAAAGTCTACAGGCTCCTCCCTCCTTATCTCTGTGGATTGCGGAATTACCGCGGTGGAAGAGGCTGCTTATGCAAAATCCCTCGGCATCGACATGATTATTTGTGATCATCATCAGCCCAGAGAGGTTTTACCCGCTGCCTTTGCAGTTCTCGACCCTTTGAAACCGGGTTGCAACTATCCTTTCAAATATCTTTCCGGAGCAGGTGTAGCATTCAAACTTGCACAGGCTGTAGCAGCACTTCTCGGCAAGCAGTCACTCCCGATGAAATATCTTGATCTTGTAGCAATGGCAGGTGCAGCAGATATTGTTCCACTTTCTGATGAGAACAGAATTCTTGTAATGTATGGCCTTGATTTGATCAACAAGTCACCCAGACCGGGGGTTTTGGCGCTCATGAAGGCGACAAGAATAGAGCCCGGACAGTTGAATGCGGGACAAATCGTATTTTCCATCGCGCCGCGAATTAATGCTGCCGGCAGATTAAGCGATGCAAAAATTGCCGTCGAACTCTTGATGACTGATGATTATTCGCGCGCTGAAGAACTCTCCCGTCTCCTCGAAACTGAAAACTGGGAAAGAAGAAAGCTTGACGAGGAGACTCTGAATTCCGCTCTCGAGAAGGTGTTAAGAATCCACGATCTCGAAGAAGACATGGCACTGGTGCTTCACGAAGAAGAATGGCATCCGGGTGTGATTGGCATTGTTGCTTCCAGACTGGTCGAACTTTATTACAGACCAACTGTAATGCTTACGACCATTGACGGTGTGGCGAAAGGTTCCGCAAGAAGTATTCCCAACTTCAATATTTACGAAGCACTTAAACACTGTAGTGACCTGTTAAATCATTATGGAGGACATCAGGCTGCCGCCGGACTTTCGATTAACATTGATAATATTCCGGAGTTCAGGAGGAGATTCAATATTCTGGCAAAGGAACAGATAAAAAATGACGACCTCATCCCTCAAATTGAAATTGACACCAAAATCAAACTTTCTGAAATCACACCAAAATTTTTAAGAATACTCCACCAGTTTGCTCCATTCGGACCTGATAACCCGCGACCCGTCTTTTTGTCCGAAGATGTTTCGCACACAGGATTTGTCAGAAAAGTGGGACACAACCACTTGCTCCTCCAGCTTCGGCAGAACGGCAACGACAAAATTTTCGATGCAATCGGTTTCGATCTGGGTCACTTCGAAGAACAGGTAAAAGAGAAATCTACCCGACTCGATATCGTCTACACCATTGACAATACCGGTCGCGAATGTAAACCGCATCCACAACTGAGGATAAAAGACCTTAGAGTCAGGTATTAG
- a CDS encoding four helix bundle protein, translated as MTLHEDRSMEFAVRIVKLSRYLSEKKEFVLATQILKSGTSIGANISEAKYAESTTDFIHKLSIAQKECSETSFWLKLLFKSEILTQIEFESIHAECEELLRLLTSSIKTLKQKNSQPKNK; from the coding sequence ATGACTCTGCACGAGGATAGAAGCATGGAGTTTGCTGTCAGGATTGTAAAACTTTCCAGATATCTTTCAGAGAAGAAAGAATTTGTGCTCGCAACACAAATCCTGAAATCCGGTACAAGCATCGGAGCAAACATAAGTGAGGCAAAATATGCAGAATCTACAACAGATTTTATACACAAACTCTCCATAGCTCAAAAAGAGTGTTCAGAGACCTCATTTTGGCTAAAATTATTATTTAAATCTGAAATTCTTACACAAATCGAATTTGAAAGCATACATGCAGAATGTGAAGAACTGCTCAGGTTGCTGACCTCATCAATAAAAACTCTCAAACAAAAGAACTCCCAACCAAAAAATAAATAA
- a CDS encoding C4-type zinc ribbon domain-containing protein, with the protein MKNNLVLFYQVQMIDRSIDKLEEQRGDLPLTVEALESRLETLKQTIEEMVAQRVDAVERREANNEKIKELLDNQKRAKAQLYKVRNNKEYDTITKSIDAADAECTRLEKESDFLVSTMEKVDEEIAALNPKVAELEEDLEHKRNELALIKENNAMEEQKLLKQRESLVAQMKKSDYSLYTRVRSAKKGLAVARIRRNACSGCQTIIPAQRQLEIRRNARMFTCEYCGRIIVSAEIANEAGEMDE; encoded by the coding sequence TTGAAAAATAACTTGGTGCTTTTCTATCAGGTTCAGATGATAGACAGAAGTATAGACAAACTCGAAGAGCAAAGAGGCGATCTTCCTCTGACAGTTGAAGCTCTCGAATCAAGATTGGAAACCCTCAAACAAACCATTGAAGAAATGGTAGCTCAGAGAGTTGACGCGGTCGAAAGAAGAGAAGCTAACAATGAAAAGATCAAAGAGCTTCTCGACAATCAAAAGAGAGCCAAAGCACAACTCTACAAAGTAAGAAACAACAAAGAGTACGATACCATCACAAAGTCGATCGACGCTGCGGATGCTGAATGTACAAGACTCGAAAAAGAGAGCGATTTCCTTGTTTCGACCATGGAAAAAGTTGATGAAGAGATTGCAGCCCTCAACCCAAAAGTTGCTGAACTTGAAGAAGACCTTGAACACAAACGGAATGAACTGGCTCTCATCAAAGAAAACAACGCAATGGAAGAGCAAAAACTCCTTAAACAGAGAGAATCCCTCGTTGCCCAGATGAAAAAGAGCGACTATTCACTCTACACCCGTGTTCGCTCTGCTAAAAAAGGACTCGCCGTAGCAAGAATCAGAAGAAACGCCTGCTCCGGATGCCAGACCATCATACCTGCCCAAAGACAACTTGAAATCAGACGCAATGCCCGTATGTTCACTTGCGAATACTGCGGAAGAATCATCGTGTCTGCCGAAATCGCCAATGAAGCCGGAGAAATGGACGAATAG
- a CDS encoding Nif3-like dinuclear metal center hexameric protein: protein MTVQQISIFFESWAPKFIQWERDNTGLLVGSGRQEVTGVLLCFDVTEDALERAQKLKCNLIISHHPLIFFPLKKITPDSGRTSKLIYKLIQNNLTLLSYHTNLDFTHDGVNHQLAKKLNLSNLSYLKPVSGKSMKLVVFVPENDLDAVSAAIFSAGGGVIGEYKNCSFTSTGTGSFLGSENSNPSIGKKSSFEKVNEIRLEVLVDEGNVKKVVHAMKSVHSYEEPAYDIYPLKNDETRYGMGVTGTLPEEMNGTTFLEHVATALGCKALRHSKVTDKKIKKVAVFGGSASEYWEDATAAGCDAFVTADIKYHTFQDAEDDILIVDAGHFETEVPVLQEMKKKLDDFLAKENEDTKVFIYDGDANPVHYFNF, encoded by the coding sequence ATGACAGTACAACAAATATCAATTTTTTTTGAAAGTTGGGCACCAAAGTTCATCCAATGGGAGCGGGATAACACCGGATTACTGGTCGGCTCAGGCAGACAGGAGGTAACCGGAGTCTTGCTTTGTTTCGATGTTACTGAAGATGCCCTCGAGCGAGCACAGAAATTAAAGTGCAACCTGATAATCAGCCACCACCCGCTGATCTTTTTTCCTCTTAAAAAGATAACCCCGGACTCAGGCAGAACTTCAAAATTGATTTACAAACTTATCCAAAACAATCTCACCCTCCTTTCTTACCATACAAACCTCGATTTCACCCATGACGGCGTCAACCACCAGTTGGCAAAAAAATTAAACCTTTCAAATTTATCATACTTGAAACCTGTATCAGGCAAGTCGATGAAATTGGTGGTATTTGTGCCTGAAAATGATCTGGATGCCGTTTCTGCTGCAATTTTTTCTGCGGGAGGTGGAGTAATTGGTGAGTACAAAAACTGCAGTTTCACCTCAACCGGTACAGGGAGTTTCCTTGGCAGCGAAAACAGCAATCCTTCAATCGGCAAGAAATCATCTTTTGAAAAGGTGAACGAAATCCGTCTCGAAGTTCTGGTCGACGAAGGAAATGTAAAAAAAGTTGTGCATGCCATGAAGAGTGTTCATTCTTATGAAGAACCCGCTTACGATATCTACCCTTTAAAAAATGATGAAACCCGTTACGGTATGGGTGTTACCGGAACTTTGCCCGAAGAGATGAATGGAACAACCTTTTTGGAGCATGTGGCTACAGCTCTCGGTTGCAAGGCTTTAAGACATTCAAAAGTAACAGATAAAAAGATTAAAAAAGTGGCTGTATTTGGAGGTTCTGCCTCAGAATACTGGGAGGATGCCACTGCCGCCGGTTGCGATGCCTTCGTGACAGCGGATATAAAATACCATACATTTCAGGATGCAGAAGACGACATTCTGATTGTGGACGCAGGACATTTTGAAACTGAGGTCCCGGTACTTCAGGAAATGAAGAAAAAACTCGATGATTTTCTTGCAAAAGAAAACGAGGACACAAAAGTTTTTATTTACGACGGTGATGCGAATCCTGTCCACTACTTCAATTTTTAA
- the ispG gene encoding (E)-4-hydroxy-3-methylbut-2-enyl-diphosphate synthase: protein MTQIFDPKVLLTNNVYALKKYCNSLTEYSRYVTREVKVGDIGIGGSNPIRIQSMTTTDTMDTKGTVEQSIRMIEAGCELVRITAPSLKEAKNLEIIKNELRARGYNTPLVADIHFTPNAAELAARIVEKVRVNPGNYVDRKRFEVIEYDDTTYMAEVDRIRTRFTPLVKICKEYGTAMRIGTNHGSLSDRIMSRFGDTPLGMVESALEFVRICRDENYHNIVLSMKASNTQVMVEAYRLLVSKMEEEGMDYPLHLGVTEAGGGEDGRIKSALGIGALLEDGLGDTIRVSLTEDPEFESPVAIALANRYDDRKSHTPIPDAGVSPINPFDYKRRETLQLLNTGGSSVPVVVSDLSNADVSTPEALASVGYFYDEPTDKWNMNDQASDYFYFGENLPGFDLPHGSRGIFTYKFWKSLENKGRSLPLLTKEEYLSENDPELLFKFLSISLPELDKETVSRLKEDSYTIIILGTDNEHGLAEQRRFFFELIQNEIRNPVVLHRHYKNINAENFLLYPATDFGGLLIDGFGDGVFVTVESSETGFNHDTETVNRVLFGILQAARVRTSKTEYIACPSCGRTLFDLQETTEMIRKRTSHLKGVKIAIMGCIVNGPGEMADADYGYVGSGPGKITLYRGKEVVTKAIATEFAVDKLIDLIKEDDNWVEPV from the coding sequence ATGACACAAATTTTTGATCCAAAAGTGCTGTTGACCAACAATGTTTATGCTCTAAAGAAGTATTGCAATTCATTGACTGAATATTCCAGATATGTAACCCGGGAAGTGAAGGTTGGAGATATCGGAATTGGTGGTTCGAATCCCATCCGCATTCAAAGCATGACCACGACTGACACAATGGATACAAAAGGCACTGTCGAACAGTCGATACGAATGATCGAAGCCGGTTGTGAACTGGTAAGAATAACCGCACCCAGCCTGAAAGAAGCAAAAAACCTTGAGATCATTAAAAATGAGCTCAGGGCAAGAGGTTATAACACACCTCTCGTGGCAGACATCCACTTCACACCAAATGCTGCCGAACTCGCCGCAAGAATTGTGGAAAAAGTAAGGGTAAATCCCGGAAACTATGTCGATAGAAAAAGATTTGAAGTAATTGAGTACGATGACACAACCTATATGGCAGAGGTTGACAGAATCAGGACGAGGTTCACCCCTCTCGTCAAGATTTGCAAGGAATATGGTACAGCCATGAGAATCGGCACAAACCACGGCTCTCTTTCTGACAGAATAATGAGCCGCTTCGGCGATACCCCGTTGGGAATGGTTGAATCTGCCCTTGAGTTTGTAAGAATCTGCCGGGATGAAAACTATCACAATATTGTCCTCTCAATGAAAGCGAGCAATACCCAGGTGATGGTCGAAGCATATCGACTGCTCGTAAGTAAAATGGAAGAGGAGGGAATGGATTACCCCCTTCATCTCGGTGTAACCGAAGCCGGTGGAGGCGAGGACGGCAGAATAAAGTCGGCTCTTGGAATTGGTGCACTGCTCGAAGATGGTTTGGGAGACACAATCAGGGTCAGTCTGACTGAAGACCCCGAATTCGAATCACCCGTTGCCATCGCCCTTGCCAACAGATACGATGACAGAAAAAGCCATACACCAATACCCGATGCAGGTGTCTCCCCAATAAACCCATTCGACTACAAGAGGCGCGAGACACTGCAGCTTCTGAATACAGGTGGTTCATCAGTGCCTGTCGTAGTCTCTGATTTATCCAACGCTGATGTCTCAACTCCTGAGGCATTGGCTTCTGTCGGTTATTTTTATGATGAACCAACCGACAAGTGGAACATGAATGATCAGGCAAGCGATTATTTTTACTTCGGTGAAAATCTGCCCGGGTTTGATCTTCCTCACGGCTCAAGGGGAATTTTCACCTATAAATTCTGGAAAAGTCTCGAGAACAAGGGAAGGTCGCTCCCCCTCCTGACTAAAGAGGAATATCTTTCGGAAAATGATCCCGAACTCCTTTTCAAATTTCTCAGCATTTCGCTGCCTGAACTTGACAAGGAAACAGTCAGCCGTCTGAAGGAAGATTCATATACTATTATTATTCTCGGAACAGATAACGAACACGGACTCGCCGAACAAAGACGGTTTTTCTTCGAACTGATTCAAAATGAAATCAGGAATCCCGTGGTACTTCACCGCCACTATAAAAATATTAACGCTGAAAATTTTCTCCTCTATCCTGCAACTGATTTTGGAGGTTTACTTATTGATGGTTTTGGTGACGGAGTATTCGTTACGGTTGAGAGTTCGGAAACCGGGTTCAATCATGATACTGAAACTGTGAACAGAGTACTCTTCGGAATTTTACAGGCTGCCCGGGTGAGAACCTCCAAAACTGAATATATTGCATGCCCCTCGTGCGGAAGAACCCTTTTCGACCTGCAGGAGACAACGGAAATGATCCGTAAAAGAACCTCGCACCTCAAAGGAGTAAAGATCGCCATCATGGGTTGCATTGTGAACGGACCCGGTGAAATGGCTGATGCAGATTATGGCTATGTAGGAAGCGGTCCCGGAAAAATTACCCTTTACCGGGGAAAAGAGGTTGTTACAAAAGCCATCGCTACCGAATTTGCAGTAGACAAACTGATTGATCTGATAAAAGAAGATGACAATTGGGTGGAACCTGTTTAA
- the dnaG gene encoding DNA primase, which yields MQISEEKIQEVLLAADIVDVVSKYVRLKRSGSNYSGLCPFHSEKSPSFMVSPKKQIYNCFGCHKGGNSIKFLMDYSNLSFLDAVRELAREYGVDLPVQDEKANEEQKRYEEYYNLTKATIRFFAEQLIQNPDHKHILEYIRNRKINDASIKNFSLGYAPGVRGKLIEFYKKGGFDLKKAIELGFLGESEGKLYERFAGRLIFPIFSHHGREIGAGGRILEKRTDTGKYINSPESPIYNKSRVLYGLSHSKDEIRRLDQVIVVEGYLDVISLFQNGIKNIAAVSGTALTDEQVKLLSSYTKNIYLLFDSDPAGYKAAMRSIEVVLRHNLNLMIMSLPEGEDPDSFVHKHGAKEFLEFVKNAKEFIDYQYLSFEKGGWFNNPDKMTEAIKEMVRPVALIPDELRRTVLIKKIAEKFQFRERILEEEVSRIRTQDVEQRHIEPRERQLPTGEKRGDTGTAVVKTDEYSGHQTRTATELNEIELIRLMFEGDERVLQFIFQFIRPEEYTVPIHYGIAEKVYEELESGTIPSVNNLQGRYLEEEQSYIMNLVLEKHRISEHLEDLLPVNPAAALSVFTIDSVKKFRLLRIDQTIKDIQADIARTSDPLKTSELALDLRTCMEEKKDINRIMEEIKADLIP from the coding sequence ATGCAAATATCTGAAGAAAAAATCCAAGAAGTTTTACTTGCCGCGGATATAGTCGATGTGGTTTCGAAGTATGTCCGTTTGAAACGGTCGGGTTCCAACTACAGCGGACTGTGCCCGTTTCACTCCGAAAAATCTCCTTCGTTCATGGTGAGCCCCAAAAAGCAGATTTACAACTGTTTTGGCTGCCACAAGGGGGGGAACTCCATAAAGTTTCTGATGGATTACAGCAATCTCTCCTTTTTGGATGCTGTTCGTGAGCTCGCCCGCGAATATGGAGTGGATTTGCCCGTTCAGGATGAAAAAGCGAATGAAGAACAAAAAAGGTATGAAGAATATTACAATCTGACGAAAGCCACAATTCGTTTTTTTGCTGAACAGCTAATTCAAAACCCCGACCACAAACATATTCTTGAGTACATCCGAAACCGGAAAATTAATGATGCTTCCATCAAAAATTTCAGTCTCGGATATGCACCCGGAGTCCGCGGAAAGCTGATTGAATTTTACAAAAAAGGCGGATTCGACCTGAAAAAAGCGATTGAACTTGGATTTCTGGGTGAGTCTGAAGGGAAATTGTATGAGAGATTTGCGGGCAGACTGATATTCCCAATCTTCTCTCACCACGGAAGGGAAATCGGGGCAGGTGGCAGAATTCTCGAAAAGCGGACTGATACGGGAAAATATATCAACTCACCCGAAAGTCCGATTTACAACAAGTCGCGGGTGTTGTATGGTCTTTCACATTCCAAGGATGAAATCCGCAGACTCGATCAGGTCATTGTGGTTGAAGGCTATCTGGATGTAATCTCCCTTTTTCAGAATGGTATAAAGAATATTGCGGCGGTTTCCGGTACTGCTCTAACTGATGAGCAGGTGAAACTCCTTTCATCCTACACAAAAAACATTTACCTTTTGTTCGATTCGGACCCTGCAGGTTATAAAGCTGCAATGCGAAGCATCGAAGTGGTGCTCAGGCACAATCTGAATTTGATGATAATGTCACTTCCCGAGGGTGAGGATCCCGATTCCTTCGTACATAAACACGGTGCCAAAGAATTTTTGGAATTCGTTAAGAATGCAAAAGAGTTTATAGATTACCAGTATCTGTCATTTGAAAAAGGGGGCTGGTTCAACAATCCCGACAAGATGACTGAAGCGATAAAGGAGATGGTGCGTCCCGTTGCTCTTATTCCTGACGAACTCAGACGCACAGTACTTATCAAAAAAATTGCCGAGAAGTTTCAGTTCCGTGAAAGAATTCTCGAAGAGGAAGTCAGCAGGATCAGGACTCAGGATGTGGAACAGCGACACATCGAACCGAGGGAAAGACAGCTTCCAACCGGGGAAAAAAGGGGTGACACCGGTACCGCCGTTGTAAAAACCGATGAATATTCAGGGCATCAGACAAGAACTGCCACCGAATTGAATGAAATTGAACTGATAAGATTGATGTTTGAGGGGGATGAGCGAGTGCTGCAGTTTATTTTCCAGTTCATCAGACCCGAAGAATACACCGTACCGATACATTACGGTATCGCAGAAAAAGTTTACGAGGAGCTCGAATCGGGCACAATCCCTTCGGTCAATAACCTGCAGGGAAGATACCTGGAAGAGGAACAGTCATATATTATGAATCTCGTTCTCGAAAAGCACAGAATCAGTGAACACCTCGAAGACCTGCTCCCTGTGAATCCGGCAGCAGCCCTCTCTGTTTTTACGATTGATTCGGTAAAAAAATTCAGACTTCTGCGAATAGATCAGACAATTAAAGATATTCAGGCAGATATTGCCCGTACTTCCGACCCCTTAAAAACAAGCGAACTTGCTCTTGACCTCCGTACCTGCATGGAAGAAAAAAAAGACATCAACCGGATAATGGAAGAAATTAAAGCCGACCTGATTCCGTAA
- a CDS encoding DUF5009 domain-containing protein, which produces MRDFRILRGRTLEEKTGIRSWALDALRGFAILTMILSGRISWGNLPGWMYHAQIPPPAHKFDPTLPGITWVDLVFPFFLFAMGAAFPLALSKKIKDGKVSTDLIIQIFKRGVLLSFFAIAIQHLRPHVMSKSPDAATYLIALLGFGLLFLIFWRFPSSISKNTGLILRSAGWVGIAVLLALVTYPDGSGFKMSRFDIIIAVLANVSVAGSLIWLFTRENILVRLGIMAIILAIRLSHNSDAGFIKDLASLQPSGWVVNVNFLKYLFVVIPGTIAGDIIVKMMRTDTSVISGTFSEYKTKALWLMLFMAGFILLSLVTLYNRWVW; this is translated from the coding sequence ATGAGAGATTTTAGAATTTTGAGAGGCAGAACTTTGGAAGAGAAAACCGGCATTCGTTCCTGGGCACTTGATGCACTAAGAGGCTTTGCAATTCTTACCATGATACTATCAGGGAGAATTTCCTGGGGTAACCTCCCGGGCTGGATGTATCATGCTCAGATTCCTCCACCGGCACATAAATTTGATCCGACACTTCCCGGAATTACTTGGGTTGACCTCGTATTCCCTTTCTTCCTTTTTGCCATGGGTGCGGCATTTCCACTTGCTCTCTCTAAAAAAATCAAGGACGGTAAAGTATCAACCGACTTGATTATCCAGATTTTCAAAAGAGGGGTTCTTCTCTCATTTTTTGCGATTGCAATTCAACACCTTCGTCCACATGTGATGAGTAAAAGTCCTGATGCAGCCACATATTTGATTGCATTGTTGGGATTCGGACTCCTTTTCCTGATTTTCTGGCGATTTCCTTCATCGATATCCAAAAATACGGGCTTAATCCTCAGAAGTGCCGGCTGGGTTGGAATCGCGGTTCTTCTTGCTCTCGTTACATACCCCGACGGTTCAGGTTTCAAAATGTCGCGGTTTGACATCATCATTGCCGTTCTTGCGAATGTTTCTGTGGCAGGCTCGCTGATCTGGCTCTTTACGCGTGAAAACATTTTAGTAAGACTCGGAATAATGGCGATAATTCTTGCAATCAGGCTCTCCCACAATTCCGATGCTGGATTCATCAAAGATCTTGCATCACTTCAACCATCGGGCTGGGTAGTGAATGTAAATTTCCTGAAATACCTTTTTGTTGTGATACCCGGGACAATCGCAGGAGACATTATCGTTAAAATGATGAGGACCGACACTTCCGTGATTTCGGGAACATTTTCGGAATACAAAACCAAGGCCCTCTGGCTCATGCTTTTTATGGCAGGATTCATTCTGCTATCCCTCGTAACTCTTTATAACAGATGGGTTTGGTAG